The Juglans regia cultivar Chandler chromosome 1, Walnut 2.0, whole genome shotgun sequence nucleotide sequence GTTGTTCCTGAGATTCAAAACTACCAATTTCTGACATGAAGCAATGCTTGCTGGAATGATTCCAGAGAAATGGTTCAATGAGAGATCAAGCACAGAAAGTGAAGGCCCATCCTGGAATTGGTCAGGGATTTTACCTTCCAAGTTATTGTTTGAAGCTATGAAGGTTTGCAGTTTTGGAATCGAAAGAATAGTGGGAGGAAGCAAAGAATAGAGGCGGTTTCTAGAGAAGTCAATGAAAGAAAGCGATGTAGAAGAACCAATATCATCTGGGATCTGACCAGTGAGACTATTATTTGCTAATTCTAACCTGTCAAGCTTTCCGAGTTTTCCAAGACCTCCTGGAATTGTCCCAGACAGAAGATTATTCTGCGCTCGAACCCGGACAAGTGACAGACATGCTGATAAGGCAGCAGGAATTGGCCCCGAGAAGGCATTGTTGAAAAGAATGAGCTTTGTGAGATTGCCCCCACTGCACAAGGTTGCTGGAATCTCCCCAGAGAGTGCATTGGAGGAGACGTCCAGCAACTGCAATGGCGAATTATTGCCAAGATCACTTGGCAATGGCCCCGAAAAAGAATTATTCCACAGCTCAAGAACCCGTAATTGAGTCAGCCCTCCCAGACCAGTAGGAACTGAACCCGACAATCGATTGCACTTTAGATCCAAGAGCTGCAAATTCTTCAGCTCACCTATCTCAGCTGGAATTTCCCCTGATAACAAGTTATCAGAGAAATCCAATAAAGTTAATGCAGTGATGTTGCCTATAGCTTGTGGAATGCTGCCTTGAAGATTGTTCCCATACAAGTATACTGTCTCTAGTAGCTTTAACCTCCCCAATTCAGCTGGAATCTTGCCACCAATATTGCCAGATGCCAAATCAAGATACTTGAGATTGGTCAGATTTCCAAACTCCACCGGGATTTCGCCTTCAAACTCATTATACCCAGAAATAATCTTCTCCAGTGATGAAAGTTGCCCAAGTTCTCCAGGGATTTTGCCTGTGAGGTTATTCCCAGAGAGGCCAAGAAACTTTAACTTCTGCAAATTCTTTAAGGACTTTGGAATTGACCCTTCGAAGAAATTCCCTCTAAGATCCAGGCTCTCCAGGGAAGTAGCATTTCCAAGATCCTCAGGAAGAAAACCCGAGAAATCGTTGCTTGAAGCATTCAAGGTTATAAGACGAGCCGCACTTCCTAGGCCTCCTGGGAAGCCTCCAACAAAGGAATTCTGGCTTAGATCAAGGCTCCTTAATGCTGTGAGATTGGAAAGGGATTTGGGCAATGACGACGAAAACCCATTGCAGCACAAGTTGAGAGAAGTGAGACTTTTCAGCCGTTGGATGTCATCCGATACAAGGCCGCTGATATTCATGTGGGAAAGATCTAGCTTCTCAACATTGCCATTGGAGTTGCACCACACTCCAGTCCAGTTACAGTGGGCTGCATGGTCTGACAATTTCCAATCTCGAAGGCTATCTAAAGGATCAACAAGACCCGCTTTTATCGAGAGTAGAACACTCACTTCATCCTCATCAGCTGCAGCAGCAATACCGAAACAGCAGCAAACAatgtaaaaacaataaaagaacaagaacaagaaccaCAACTGGGGTTTCAGTTGCATCTcgttcttcttcattttttcttgtttagttTATCAGTTTGCCACCATTTTCATTGGCTaagaaagctagctagctagaatgaAAGATGGCCGAGTTGAGcgagttttatttatatgtgcGAGATCACTCAGTATAAGTGTTCATTCTGTGAAGAAATAGACAACAGTAGTAATGGTAAGAAGACTGATTAATGCAGATGGGTtggtatataaatattaataaaactaaatgATTAGTTCCTATTTTTATCTTTGAGGGCTCGTGAGGTCTTGGGTACTACAACAGCTGTTAATCAGCGAGTAATGACGAGAAAGTTTGGAGTTATTGGAAGTTCTTCCGACATTAAACATGGGGATGGAATGTATTCTTACAAATGGTGGCattgtttcttcttctatttctttctttctttcataatAGTCAACTTGAGTGAGTCTGCACAATGTGCTAGCTTCTggttcattttattatttattccaccactaatatatttatttctcttttgctCTATTATTAGcctggaaaaacaaaaaagctatGATGAAATAAAGTTAAGCATCCGTTTGGTTGGTGAAAGTGTTgcatatcatctcatattatcgttacaatttttttaaaaatttaaaacaataataatattaaaaataatattttaataatattttatttaattttaatattttttttaattcttctcatcttatctcactattgAGGGTATCTGTATTATGAGTATGtactgtgtatatatatatgatactgtTCCATGGTGTAATTGAGCTTCATGTGCCATGCCTTATCACTCAGCTTTTGTGGgtccaaagaaaagaaaaaaagaaagataagatttgattttagGAAGGGATAACTCATGACATGTCAAATCTATCATTACTTGgttattaattaagaatcaCCATGTAGTTCAAGGGTTAATAATAGCCAGATTTTGCTTTTCAGCagattgaaaaggaaaaaaagggacAGACTTGGGGCATTCACCGAATAAATTACAGTTAAAATCtctgatattattattttagaaaaaaaaaaaaaaaaaaaggatttctTTAAGCTGCAGCTTACACGAGTGTGAAAGTGGAACTCAAACCCTGCATGCTCAAAATGATTTAAGACTTGGAAACTGGTAAAGGGTAACTTCTAAGTATGACAAAGATTCAGAAATGATGCTTAAGGTGGACCCACAATCACCTAATCATGAAGCGTAAAGATTAAGAGGTGTGGGATTTCAACACAGCCAGAACATTGATCATGTTCATGTGATCATAAAcctaaaatcaaaatcagacCCATGTGATAAGGGGAATTAGTTcattagattatacaaaagaaacCATAAATAATTCTCTTAAAACTTGTATATTAATTCcacaagaaagaaaggaaaaacaaaaaaaaaattgcgtaGACAACATCGATCTAGGATGGAAAAGTACACATCGacctgtaaaatattttaagagaaaCCCAAGTTGGGGACACTAATCATCCACTTAATGGTTAATTGGCCTTAATAGCTTAGTGGGCAGGTTAGTTATCAGCTATATGATTGAGATCAGGAAGGAATCTTTCCATGTTATTAAGGtgaccataaaagaaaaaaaacaaagacaaaactcttatattttgaaatgaTACATTGAAATGGGTGGGCCACACCAAATGTTTATTAATGAATTGAAGCATCCTAAAAAAGCTCACAATTTCCCTTTGAAAAGAACAAATTCTCTTTCCCCATGGTTTCTTTTCTCCAAATAGGAATAAACcatcaaagaaaaacaaagcagTGTTAGAGGGAGATCATGAAATCTACCCATAAGTACTTAAAACATCAAAACTCAAAAGGGAGTCATgttcacatataaaaatataaattaaaagaaaaaaaaatagaaaagagaaggaaatagaAGAAAGTAATGCATATCAATCATGGATCTGATGAGCCCACCAACTGCTATTCGTCTCAGAAAAAAAAgactaatatttaatttttatcttgtcTTCTATTTTCACATGCACACATGTGGACCTGCTGgattgaaaacataaaaataaaaaataaaaataaaaaactaaatcgGGTGAAATTGTgcacttttaattaatatattatttatccaCTATAGTGGTAGCGATATGGGTATTAGAAAATTAGAAGATATTGGAAAAGGCAGCCATGTGGAAACAGCGCCAGGCAGCTTCCTCGGGTTGGGTTGGGAAGAACATCCTTCTCTCCCGACTTCTCTCCCTCTTATTGGAGAAAAGGTGATGGCAAGGGCAAAGCTTATTTACGTGCCTCCACATGGCTTTATGCCCACTCTTTCCACATCGTGAACACCCACATGCAATGCATGTACTATGTATTTCCAATTTTGGACCCCACTCATACATCTGGGACCTACCTTAAAAGAGACGACAAATCTGACCAAtacttcttttttcaaaataaataaataaatagataataataaaatctcatttattttggttttggtgGGCTTACGGCCCAAAGCAATTGAACATTTTCTGGGCAATGGATCTGTATGTTATGGGCTAAGAAAACAGAGAGCTCATCCTAATCTCGGAAAGACTGTTGATTAGGCAATCTTTTTTCGAGGCATCCCAAATAAAGAGTTGAATCTGAAATTGCCATTTAACATCACCCAAGTTACAGACAGCAGTACCAGTAATCTTGAATCTTGATACATACCAGCAAGTTTACacatctcaaataaatataatttagacccACTCAGAAATcgaaatggaaaatgatttacgcacaatatttttcacaatattttacacaacaatgttttaaatgatgagtatttttataaaacatcttataaaagtaatatcattttacaaaaaatactctcatcttataatattattgtgaaatgtgttgtgtgtatatcattactcttcaGAAATATTAGCACAAATATTGACAGATCTCTTACTCTGGCTTCCAACAAAGTTGCCACTGAAAACTTTAACATGATTGATGGACAAGTTTGAAACTTCAAAGTCATATAcaacaatgacaaaaaaaaaaaaaaaaaattcaagaaaagctGAACATGGATACATTTGATTAATGAATTGAATAGAGACTGGCTGTTTTGCGTAACTTGACTATACCTAGCATTactgcaatatttttttttttttcaactataGTCACACTTCTGTATATTTCTGGGTGGCAGACcctgaagaaaaaaagaataagggCCGACCCGTGGTCCTTGAATAAAAGTAGCCACCACTTGTACTCTACATATGTCCTAATGTGTAAAGAATTccattttggagttttttttttttttttttttttaacaaatgagAAGACACGAGGTACTTACGATCCCAAAATGAACGCATGTATCTCAGCCCAACTCGAGACGGTGTAAAGAATGCCAGATAGCCCTTTCCAATTGCACGAGCCATCTTTGACAAGTTCTCTCTGCTTCTTCACCAAACCAGTGAACAATGGAACAAAAGAGACACCAAAATGATCTCCCAGCCTCCTTAAGCTTGAACTTGAACCAATTACAATACCTATATCTGCTTGAAGCAGGCAAAGCAAGTCCCCCACTGAACCTCCGATGTAAACTGTCAAGTGCTTGCCTTCGCTGTTGCACTCATTTAGGATGTCATTGAAGTCTTGAAGCTTTTCCATGGGAGACTCCACCTTCATAACAATGTCACCCGTAGTCACAGATTCTTCATAAGTAAGCTCGTTTGCATGTACTTTTAATTCGTCTAGATCCCCTGCTGGGTGAAAtagaaaaggaataaaaatcATCTATGCCaacacaaaagaagaaaaggaaagacacagaaaaaggagaaagaggaCGTTCATATCAATAAGCCTACTTTACCAAATGAATCTGAGGGGGGATTGAGcagatcaatatatatttcgttttttcttttgaggttCTTTTGACATAATAACATTTCTTCACATCTTATACATGGGACTATCTCTACACAGTGAAACTTCATACACAGTgaaacttcaaaaattatacCTGATGAAAAAGCTGACCTAATGAGATCACCACACCAACTGTATGAAAGCACATGAACTACAGTTTTCAGagtatcatttttcacaatCTTCTGAAAGAATCCTCTACAACCTTCCTGAAGAATGAGACGCTGCCCAGCCCGTTTTATGTCCTCTAGATGTAAACCTTTCAGTACTCCTGAATTAACCACCCTTGTATTTGCTCTTTTCTCAAACTCCGCAACTTGTTCAAGGGCTTTATTCAAACCTTCATAGTTGAATTTTTCCACTAGAAAGACACACAACAGTAAAGTTATTATTTGATAACTTTTGAAAAGTCTTCGGCATATTGCACTCAAACTAGAAGCCAGATATCAAGAAGTAATCAGTTATCAAACCTTTTCTGCTATCCATGATACTCTCTATGCATTGTTCAAACTCCTCAGTATATTGGGTGGAAAGAACACCCCATGTGCTCCTCAGGTCAGCCGATGACATACGAGCAAGTTGGGTTTCGGATCCATCTGAGTTGGCCTTTGGTGCTGTTATAATTGCAATCTCTGCTAATATAGCAGAGGAATCAAAAGCAGTGCATGTTAAGTCAAAGTCACAAAATATGGTAAGACGACGTTCTGCAGGGTCAAGCACACGAGCCAAAGGAACTATAGTTTGCTGAGAGATTGGTTGAGTAGCAAAAAAATCTACTTCAAGTTTAATAGCTTGATAATAAAGCTTCTCTATGACTTTAAGCTCTTCCCCTGTCAACGAAATGCTAAGTTTATCCACCATGTCTTCGACTTGCAAAGCAAATTCCTGAATCGAGAAAGAAGATTACAGGAGCTAATGACATATATTTGCCCTGTAGTTTCAGCACATACAGAGCAAAAAGGTACAAAAAAGTGCAGATGATAAGACCACAAACCTCATAAGTTTTCGAAGAATAACTGTCCAACCATTTCTTGTAAATGTGACTGTTATCAGCTGGAACTAGAACTGCTTGTATCTCTCTACTTATAGAGGAATAGAGCCTCATACATGGTGCAATAGCACCAAGAATATAAGCAGCAACTTTTGTTCTCTCAAAAGGAGTTGCAATTCTACCAGGGACATTTTCTCCTTGAACTCTCCCAGAGGCTGCTGCCATTAAGAAATCTGTGTATTTGACTGTTGCATCGCTGGAAACTTTCTCATCCGGGAGTTCAAAGCCCCATTCCTGCAAATAAGTACACTGAAAATGATAGCCAGCAAGGAAATGAAATACAGGTAACAAAAAAGCATTCCAAAGAAAGATTGGCGTTCAGCATTTCTCTACCCTAGTGATAACCGGCctaagagaaaaacaaagccCATGCAATACCCACGTTacaaaggggaaaaaaggaGAGGGGAAGGCGTCCCAGATGCTAATGGTAGAAAGATTGCCTGTGGATATTGGCCGATCAACATAACCCTCATCCTACTAACATGAAGAAAACTTGCTCCCACTAATTCCATCACCACCAAAATGTAATACAAGGATAAGGATTTAGTTCATAGTGTATCAAGAAACAGTCAACCTGACAAAGATCAACGCAAGAATAACACTTGCATTCATTGATTGGTTCATAATCGACAGCTAGATATAGACATAGATGTCATGCCAATTCATTTCATATGTCATACCGCCActgattcttttatttatgagatAAGTAATATGATGACTGCTGTAACTCAATCACATACAATGATAGTGGAagtgaaaataataatcataatcaAAGCTGTGGTGGAagtgaaaataataatcataatcaAAGCTATTATAGAAATCATCATCGAGCGTGACTTAAAAGATCACATTGATATATTTCACTGACCATCGAAGAATCATATGTATTTTTCTGTgtataaaaatactaaaagggAAATTTTGCGTAATGGGGAAACTAATAAAATCCAATTGATGGTTCATTAAAACCCTGGGTATGGGAAAAGCAAAACAGCAAAATATTCAGCATCAAGAAACAAGCatgaacagaaaaaataaaatagtcaGAAATGCATAACGACCGAGTCCAATTCCAAGTTATGCCTAGTTAAACAAGTATGAGAGGGATCGATAAATCTCCAATTACTTCCCTAATACTCCATTTTTTTCCCTATCTGATCAAGTGGGGGAGgcaaaaaggagaagaagaagatgtttaGTCGAGGATAATTTGTTTGCTTCTTTAGTCTCAGATTTCTCGGAGCAAGACAAAATCTAATCTTccttttctcccttttttttttcccctctgaTTAGGTGCACATgcagagaaggaaaaaagaagaagaagcaggaGTCTTATAGagaattaattttcttcttttggctCAGTTTTCTATGCAGGCAAACAGGACCTAAGATCGTGCCATGAATGGATAACACGgcgaagttataaaattaacttaaaatatgttttgctaagtaaatttaacttaaaaagatAAGGtgtaaagaaagaaatgaagaaaagaaatggagacaGAAAAAGATGTTTATTTGGTAAAGTAAATTAAGCATACTCGAACAAGAGTATCGTGCGATTTAAGCCTCTGCACGACGCGTTTCCTCAAGTCACGTATTCCGCTCTTGTCGTCATCATCGTCCGCGCAATCCTCCGCCAGCTCATACCTGCAATCCAAAATCATCAGATTCCGAatacaacatttaaatatatatatatatatatatatatatatgtattatgatCGTGAAAGGGCTTACGCCAGAGCGAAGGCTTTGAGAAAGTGGACGTCCTGGGAGACAAAATGGAGGAAAGCGTTGGAGTTCAGGTCACCGGAGGCCAAGCAAAGGACGAAGGGCGAGTAGAGAGCGAACACGGAGTCGCTTCGGAACTTGATCCAGAACGGCCTCGCAATTGCTCCTTCGTCGACGACCACCGACGTCGGCCCCGGCCCTGGCCCCCCTAGCATCCCTGTTCCTCTCAACAACGCCGTTTCCGCGATCACTGACAGCGAGCTGAAGACGATCCTCCAAATTCCAAAGCTTCAGAAAATCACCGGCCGTAAGAAGAATGGACGCGTTAACTAACACACTCGCGGTTTTAGAGAGAGAGCGTTAGTTTGGTGAAATGGATTTGATTTTTCACGTTTTCGGCTTTTATACGATTCCAATTTTGCgggaaaatagagagagagagagagagagagagaggggccgGCGGTCAACTAGGAAGGCTGACCGTGAAAGTGGGAAGAGAAGGAGGGGAGAGATTGACAAATTGGGTAATTTGTAAGATTTGGAGGGTATGTATGTCCGAGTGGTTCCAACACGTAGGACAGTGGGCCCACTGGATTGCTGATTAGGATAAAGTGCGTACGGCGTGGACGATGTATACATGAACGGGCCACGTACGTGGGCTCTGGGATGATGAATGCTTTTTTCTGACTTTAATGCTCAAATACAAATCAATGAAATCATACAACTACGTGCGAACTATTCTAAGTTTTTCAAAGGTCAATttgctataaatataattacttaTAAGGGTTTTAGGATTTATTCAAATGATTTGATGTAATGAGAAAGAAtaataatctaaaagaaaattaacatgACTTAATGcggtatattatatttattttataataaaaataattgtacaatctgatgtatcatattaaattacgtcaatttaaaaatttacatttatgGTCAAAACGTTTCTCTAAAATTAGTACTTAAATTGCAACACAAAAATTGAAtggatttaatatattaaatcaattgacatatattaaatttaatatattttttaagaagataAAGGTatcctaattttattgatatttctcaCTTATGACGGATGAATACTGTATACAAAAAAGGAACTCGAGGGTTAGATGGAATCCCAAAACCAAATtcctaattatatagtaattaatatctAGTCCTTCATAGGgttaaaatgagaaaatatttgttgtttttctaATTCCTTCTCAaagttttaataaatcattCTCTTAATTAACAGcatttaaccaaatttattcatttataaactaataaatttattcttgTCGTCCCCAATTTGgataaatcaatatttctttctttatttttattttttaaatagacatcTTCCAATTGTGAGATTAAGCAAAATAGTAGTCCAAACTTGAgttccctttttttattttaataattttgacaTAAATTAAAGATCTAGGTTAAAAGGTTTAGTGAATAGATAAATTCTACTCAttagctactattcactcttACACCCCACACCTacagctttttattttttatttttgtcataaagtgtgagttttttttataaaatagataaagaaaatttagagtttcaatctccatttttttttttttttttttgtggccgctttttaaatttaaatatatatttttatgttggtttatttttaataaatatgtgtCATTACGTGATAGTGCCAAGTCAAGAAGACCATCTGAAGAGAAATTGCAGATGGCCTACTTGCCGTGCTCATTCGAGGGGATATGAATCCGCCGCGTATGTAGTTGGAAGGGCGTATAGATAATCTTACCACATCATAATGTAGAGTGCAATATTCGATGCATGAGTGCTTAATGGTGCACACGCAGAAAACGCACGTATTCATATGTAAGATGAAAGGGAACCATCAAAAGTTAGTAAGCTTTGAAGTTGTCTTTATcagtccatttttcttcaatttttcgCCAAATTATTAACTTAGAATTAATGGCAtagtttttgaaataattttgttgaataaggtttttggaaaaaaagtaATGCTACCTGCAGTCGTAAAGTGCATAAACATtgtacagtcattttgaaaaaaatagagtttattattaaaaaattattattttttcatatgaatcttgtatttatttatttattttttaagtgattgCATGACGCTTGCGCACTCACAACTGTAACTATCATAATACCTcaacttttatgattttttttagacAAGGTCACTatctataattaatttgaatagtTTATCCTTAAACATGGAGAAGAAAACTAGGATAAAAAGATAGAAATAATGAATGAAGAAATGAAGATCACTTGTAttaggaggaagggggaggggagGACCACATCATCCCCAATTGCCacttaagggctcgtttgttttcagagatgagatgagatgagttgagattaaagttaaaaagttgaataaaatattgttaaaatatattttttaatattattattgttttgagatttgaaaaagttgaattatttattttattttatatagaaatttgagaaagttgtaatgatgaggtgaaataagatgagatgagatgagatgtttttgaaaaacaaacaaggccaaTCAATCATCTTTGCCAACATGGTGTAATAATCGCActttcataatttcttataaatgacaagtaaatcataaaaaaattatagaacgccgataattaaaaagataatgaataacttttatatattttttttattagtaatgtCTCTCTCAAGATCCTCTACTTGGAATGGGTTCCTGTCCTAAATAGAAAATTCAATGAGAAATGTTTGAGTTTGCCCctcatgtatttaataatttttttatttaataattaagaaaatgactttaatattttgatgtattttattttattttttaaaaatatttaaatatgctaaaaaaaaaaaaaaaaaagataaatttatattaagcgGCACGGCAGCAACGGCAGCCTAGCACTATTCAAATTCAATATATTCGGTTGCATGGAGAGAGAGGTCAAGACTCAAGATGGATGGGCAAAACCATATTGAATTGGTCTATCAATTAAGCTTTTCACGTCAGTATCCAAATCTTATACCCATTCACATTTTAGAAAGATATATACTTTTAGGCCTGATTGGTCAACTCGGAACTCAAATTTAAGGTTCGGTTTAGATATAAAAAcagtttcatttcatcttattattataattttttaaaatttcataaaatatgatagacaatttaacttttttatatctcaaaataataataatattaaaaaataatattttaataatattttaatttaatttttaatttttatctataatcATCTGATCTTATCGcactatccaaacaaaaccaaatcttTTATAGCtcttaaaatccaaaaccaTTATTTTAAATCATATAGTTAATATTGTACCAACTGAATGTGactttaaaaatagattaatgGTTTCTTTTTTTACCCATTATAACATAAGAATTCTTCATTTAATGGGTCTAGTTTCAGTGAAAAGTTGATCAAGCCAAACTCAAGTTAACGCTTAACTAAATTAATCGAATTGAGGTTTCTTCAAGTGAGTGAGAAAAAAGAtagataaaatagattttataatatttattgttatccTTTCGGCAACgctaaataagtaataaatgttataaaaaaaaaaaaaacttactttatatatttcatcACTTTTATCATTGAGGTCTAAGGGTTTTTCCTAAGCAATGAACCactcattatataattttaagaagatAATAAATTCCAAGAATCTCTAATGTGGAATTGGATTACAGAATCAGAGAAAATCTAGGATGGGTTTTGGTTGATATTATCCAAAGAAAGATCTATTGGATGGCACTCTGTCCAATCAATGGCAAGATGCCACGTGTGCAGTTATAGAGTTGTGAGAAAAAAACTACATACATGGTGCAGTGCAGACCGAAAAGAAAGGTCTCAAGTGTTTGTGGCTGTCTCTCTCCTGCTAATCCAATTAGCATAGCTGAGAATGTTTCCAAGTGAATGGCTGTCCTTTTTACACAACACACTGCCTACAAACCacatctactctctctctctctctctctctctctctctcctacagACAATGGCAACCCTGCATTCTCTCGCATTGGCCTCCCCAGTCTCCCACCATTTGCAGCAACCACGGTCTTCCTCAGGTACACTATTC carries:
- the LOC108995985 gene encoding MDIS1-interacting receptor like kinase 1, with protein sequence MKKNEMQLKPQLWFLFLFFYCFYIVCCCFGIAAAADEDEVSVLLSIKAGLVDPLDSLRDWKLSDHAAHCNWTGVWCNSNGNVEKLDLSHMNISGLVSDDIQRLKSLTSLNLCCNGFSSSLPKSLSNLTALRSLDLSQNSFVGGFPGGLGSAARLITLNASSNDFSGFLPEDLGNATSLESLDLRGNFFEGSIPKSLKNLQKLKFLGLSGNNLTGKIPGELGQLSSLEKIISGYNEFEGEIPVEFGNLTNLKYLDLASGNIGGKIPAELGRLKLLETVYLYGNNLQGSIPQAIGNITALTLLDFSDNLLSGEIPAEIGELKNLQLLDLKCNRLSGSVPTGLGGLTQLRVLELWNNSFSGPLPSDLGNNSPLQLLDVSSNALSGEIPATLCSGGNLTKLILFNNAFSGPIPAALSACLSLVRVRAQNNLLSGTIPGGLGKLGKLDRLELANNSLTGQIPDDIGSSTSLSFIDFSRNRLYSLLPPTILSIPKLQTFIASNNNLEGKIPDQFQDGPSLSVLDLSLNHFSGIIPASIASCQKLVVLNLRNNQLTGQIPKEIAMMPTLATLDLSNNSLTGGIPEDFGITPALEMLNVSYNKLQGAVPTNGLLRTINPDDLVGNAGLCGGVLPPCDGNSAFASRHGSLHAKHIIAGWIIGISSFLAILCALFGARTLYKRLYSNGSCFEERYETRNGEWPWRLMAFQRLGFTTADILACIKESNVIGMGAAGTVYKAELPRLNTVVAVKKLWRSEADKADIETGSRNDLVGEVNLLGRLRHRNIVRLLGFLHNDTNVMIIYEFMQSGNLGEALHGKQAGRLLVDWVSRYNIALGVAQGLAYLHHDCHPPVIHRDIKSNNILLDANLEARIADFGLARMMIRKNETVSVVAGSYGYIAPEYGYTLKVDEKIDIYSFGVVLLELLTGKRPLDPEFGESVDIVEWIRRKVRDNKSLEAALDPNVGNCKHVQEEMLLVLRIALLCTAKLPRDRPSMRDVLTMLGEAKPRRKSSSNNDGCTTNKEKPVFSTSPVNGLL
- the LOC108995904 gene encoding bifunctional TH2 protein, mitochondrial-like isoform X1, yielding MLGGPGPGPTSVVVDEGAIARPFWIKFRSDSVFALYSPFVLCLASGDLNSNAFLHFVSQDVHFLKAFALAYELAEDCADDDDDKSGIRDLRKRVVQRLKSHDTLVREWGFELPDEKVSSDATVKYTDFLMAAASGRVQGENVPGRIATPFERTKVAAYILGAIAPCMRLYSSISREIQAVLVPADNSHIYKKWLDSYSSKTYEEFALQVEDMVDKLSISLTGEELKVIEKLYYQAIKLEVDFFATQPISQQTIVPLARVLDPAERRLTIFCDFDLTCTAFDSSAILAEIAIITAPKANSDGSETQLARMSSADLRSTWGVLSTQYTEEFEQCIESIMDSRKVEKFNYEGLNKALEQVAEFEKRANTRVVNSGVLKGLHLEDIKRAGQRLILQEGCRGFFQKIVKNDTLKTVVHVLSYSWCGDLIRSAFSSAGDLDELKVHANELTYEESVTTGDIVMKVESPMEKLQDFNDILNECNSEGKHLTVYIGGSVGDLLCLLQADIGIVIGSSSSLRRLGDHFGVSFVPLFTGLVKKQRELVKDGSCNWKGLSGILYTVSSWAEIHAFILGS
- the LOC108995904 gene encoding bifunctional TH2 protein, mitochondrial-like isoform X2, whose product is MLGGPGPGPTSVVVDEGAIARPFWIKFRSDSVFALYSPFVLCLASGDLNSNAFLHFVSQDVHFLKAFALAYELAEDCADDDDDKSGIRDLRKRVVQRLKSHDTLVREWGFELPDEKVSSDATVKYTDFLMAAASGRVQGENVPGRIATPFERTKVAAYILGAIAPCMRLYSSISREIQAVLVPADNSHIYKKWLDSYSSKTYEEFALQVEDMVDKLSISLTGEELKVIEKLYYQAIKLEVDFFATQPISQQTIVPLARVLDPAERRLTIFCDFDLTCTAFDSSAILAEIAIITAPKANSDGSETQLARMSSADLRSTWGVLSTQYTEEFEQCIESIMDSRKVEKFNYEGLNKALEQVAEFEKRANTRVVNSGVLKGLHLEDIKRAGQRLILQEGCRGFFQKIVKNDTLKTVVHVLSYSWCGDLIRSAFSSGDLDELKVHANELTYEESVTTGDIVMKVESPMEKLQDFNDILNECNSEGKHLTVYIGGSVGDLLCLLQADIGIVIGSSSSLRRLGDHFGVSFVPLFTGLVKKQRELVKDGSCNWKGLSGILYTVSSWAEIHAFILGS